cctcctcctgttCCCATGACTTTAAAGAATGCAGAACAgaaagagtggggggaggggcgctggggggggggggggagaatagatATCAATGACTTTTGACATGGATATTCAGACACTGAAATGATCGTTTGCAAAGGTTTAggatttaaaaggacactgtccatGCTAATCTCCATTTGCAAACTCCTGGAGGAAATAGTGAGGGTTAAACTAATGAAGTACAATAGAGAGCAAAAACTCAGTAGTGAGGGGACGGACTGCTGGTGGTGATGGGAGTTGACCTAGCACCTTCAAACAGGGATTGCTGTGCCATTCTCTTTTCCTTTGCTTCAGTCGTCCGTACGCTCAGCTCAAAGGCTTTGAGACAACTTCTTGTTGCCTTGACATACAGGCTATAATTGGGAAAGCTGGCCTGATGAGGTTCCATGGCAGCTTGGCTCAGTTAATATGCCAAGATTTCTTTCTGCCTGCCAGTGCCATAAACTCACGAGTGTGTGCATGCACGTGTGCAGTGGGAGCAGGGGAACAGCGGGCTTTCTGCAGAGATCTGCAGCTGAAACCTATTAGTTTTGCTGGTGATGTGTGAACCAGCAACTATCACAGGATGGGGACCTGGGTTTGATTTCCAGTCTGCCACTGctctcctgggtgaccttgggcaaattgcttcGCTTccatgtgcttcagtttccccatctgtaaaatggagataatggaaTGGTGATCGCCTCCTTTTGCCAGGCGCTtcgagatttttatttatttttttgatgaaaactgcAATGCAAAATCTATATGTTCCTTACTAATGATGCCACTCTGAATTTGGTATGAATTTCAACAGGTTTTCTCTTTTATTATCACGTCCTTCACCGCCCCATGCTAGATAAGCACATCCACTCCCTGCTGCTCATTGCCGTGTTCGGTGGGGCCTTCAGCATCCTGCTGGAAGTCTTCCTCCGCGACAACATTGTCTTGGAGCTCTTCAGGGCTAGCCTCACCATCCTGCAGGGAACCTGGTTCTGGCAGGTCAGTTCTGGTTCAATTCAGATTTGTTCTAAGACTAggcattgggggtggggaaatgtggtgtgggggagggatgtACATCACTGTACATTCAAATCAGTTGTCACTGAAGGATTATCTTTCAGGGTTTACTTGTTCATAGATGGGTTTTGGAGCACTTACCAATTGTCCTGAAAACCTACTAGCCCCAGGTCCTttacattttgcagatggggaaactgaggaacaaagattttaagtgagttacccaaggtcacatagcaagtttGTGGCAAAGAtgggacttgaactcaggtctgCTGAGCCCCAGTCAGAGCTTGAGCCACAAGTCCAGCATTGTGCATGAGTGGGGGTCAGGTCACACCATTAGTGAGTGAATCATTGTAATAATGAGGGTGAAGTAAAGTGATATTAGAGGTTGGAGGGTTAGGCATccacctattttttttttcttttcccctcaaaGCTAACAAATCATTTTATTCTAACCAGATTGGGTTTGTGTTGTTCCCACCACGGGGAGGCCCAGCCTGGAATGAGGATGACCATGACAACATCATGTTTGTCACCATGTGCTTCTTCTGGCACTACGCGGCTGCTATTCTCATCATGATTGCCAACTACGCTCTCACTTACTGGTATGTTAgtggtgggagggcaggggaagaaggggaaacaATTGGAGCATGATGTATAATGGCTCATATCATGACCTGCAATACAAAGTCTTAGTGGCATCAAACGTCTTTAAATTTCAGGGCACGCCAAGAGGCGTATCCTTCACTTGCCAGATGCACAGATTCAAAGCAATGTCAGCAAGCCTCTAAAGTTGCTTCTTGAAGTCTtaaccatttttatttctttgcacTGGGTGCTGGCTGGCAATTGAAAGTGaaggtttaatttttaaaaaatgtatagaaGAAACAACTGTCAAATTATTGTTGGGAATATGTAGCACTTGGCATTGCGATGTCGATTTCGTTctaaggatttcaaagcactttaaaacgGCAATGACATCTAGATTCACAGCACCTTTGTCTAGAAGGCAGAGCAAAATAATGCCAAccctaaatattaaaaaatataaaaaggacTTAGCCTTGAGAAAATCATaatttagctttaaaaatctcattatttcaAAAGTTAAATAAAGTTGGGGTTCTTTTTAAGGCTTCCTGGTCTCTGAGCTTTCCTGGTACAACAGAGTCAGCTTTCCATGCAATCAGGAGGGCTATCAGTCTGTCTTAAGTCTTTGTATGGCCCCAGCACTATAATACCTGAGCGCCACACAGTCTGTCTTTATCCAGACAACGCTTCGGTGAGATAGGGAAGTACTTTCATCTCCATTTTACGGGGGGGAACTCGTGCACAGAGAAACATGAGTTGTCCAAAGTGTCacaggctagaaacttttttttttttaaagatgggaatcTCATATAttcactccagcagctggggcttaaAGAAAAACATGAATTATCACAAGAcctgtgataaaatcatgagagttggcaacactgagaaACAGCCACAAGAGATTAagggatatatatatttttcaaccTAGCTGAGACCTGGCTTCCCTTTTTACAGCTGCTATATGCAGATATATTTTTATGCCTACAAAATAGGtttggggccagatttgtaaaaggTATattggtgcctaaagatgcagacaggtgtctaagtgtctttgaaaatcccattggaTGCCTATTAGCATCCATAGGcctctaaataccttttaaaatatgccCATGTGAACTATCTAACCCTCAGATTTTGCCTGCACTCAAATACTTAGAGATCTGGAACACTCTGATTTGGGCTCAATACCAGGAGCACAAAAGCGGTTGTTTACACCACTGTGAGTACAATTTGTGCCTATGACAGGAGGAACATCTTTCTGAAAACGTACCCCTTAATGACGTGTCTGCTGTCACACTCAACATTTGTGGCTGAGCTCTGTAATAGAACATGGTCTCTTGACTTCCAGCCCTGTGCTGAAACCCAGGAGCATTCTTCCTCCCATgtccccccatacacacagagaaatattTCACTGTATCACAGCTGAGGTGGCCATATCCCATCTGTACTTACGTACGGAATATCGTATCCCGCTAATGGCTGCACCAAGCTAATACAGCCATGGTGGACAAGCCCATTTTGTCTGAGCATCTTGCCCTTGCACAGCCAGCCCTGCAGTAGCTACATTAAATGCAGCGTTTGGAACGTGCAAGTGTGATGCTCGCCAGGGGTATCCAGGGCTGTGTGTCACCTTGCCGCCACCTGCCCTTAGCACGAGGCAGCCTGGTCTCTGCCTGGTATGGATCAGTTCCCTGAAGCCATCAGCCTCTGGCACCACAAGCACTGCCATCCAGATGTCGCTCTCTCTGTACAAGTTAGCGATAGGCACGTGCCAATCCCTCTGCAGGGAATGGCCCGAGGAGCTGCTacagaattaccaggcctgctATTCCAGCCCCATGCAATGCCTGTAATCCCTCTGCAGCACTAGATAGTTGGCATTAGGAGACTGATCAATTTCAAGACAAGagtggaccattgtgatcatctggtccgctcctctgtataacacaggccacagaacaacccaaaataatgcctagagcactgtgtgtgtgtatagtgggGTCTTCCTTTTGAGGGCACTCTCCAGGAGTATCAAACAAGGGGCTTGCTGGGGTAAGAGGTGAAATCTGCCTTTTCAGCATGTGGTGAGGGTGTCATTCCAGGATAGATGGGGAGGGATCTCTTCCTCCTGGACACAGGGTAAGGTGCTTCTTACAGAGAGGCGACACACCCTATACAGCCCCCATCTCCCTATATTGTGCCTAATATCATAGTTCATCACACATGAGGCTGGGGTCTTTCCAGAAGTCATGAGGCTCAGTGCCAGAAAGTCTATTCTGGCTGGTGGGGTCCCTTTTGACAGGGAATTGATTCGGGAAGGCGGGGGCGTTGCTGCTTACCGGTGTTCATGCAGCTCAGCCAGGCTTCGCCTTCATTCCTCCTCAGCACCTGGTTCGTGGGTCACAGCACGTGAAAAACCTGATGCAGGGGAGAGTAGAGAAATCATTCAACATCACAGAATAACACAAATCACTGCAACCCATGCAAGCAAATTCTTACCCATGTATATAATCCTGCCACCCTAATATTAGTGGCATGCAAAGCAGCACTGGTGGGTGGCGGTTTCCGTAACCATGACTattattgtttgtgtgttacagCTGCATTCAAAGATGTAAGAGAAACAATGGAGAAATAGATATTGGACTTGAGGTTCGGAAGCAGAAAAGTGACAAAAGCTCCCATGTTGCCCTCTTAAATGGATCGGATGAGGAATGACGGTGCACCTtggctaatatcttttatttcctAAAGATTATgagaatcaattttttttaatccaagtaATATTTATATTGGAATATCAAGAAGGAAAATCCTGCAATTTTACTGCTGAACAGTATGGACAGACTCAAGATGTGATCTCTGCTCTCCTGTAAATTCCCTGAAGCCCTTTGGATCTGAAATATCCTACTTCTGAGCGATTTCTTTAATGGCAAAATCAAATGCAGAAATTCAAATATCAGGACAGTTTGGCTTATGGGATCTCGGGTCTATGCTGCCGCCATAGTGATGGACCAGAACCTCCCAGGTACATTTTCAGAGTGAATGGAGGACTGACCTGTGATAATCGAAGTTGGAGAAACCTCCAGACTGGGCTTCAATAACTCCAGTGACACCTTGTGGAGTGAAGGATTCGGAAGGGTCACCCCAAGCAGGAAGAGCACAGGCCTATGCCAAAGAATGTGCACTGTCATTGTTCAATTGTACGCTATTGAAATTTTTTACTAAGTCTATCAGCTTAagtctttttttatatttttgaggCAAGCCTtacaaagactgaaataaaaatCCTACTTGACCAGGTGTCCGTAATTCATCAGTTTATAAGCTGAGTATTGCACAGAAAGTACTAAACATTACCTTCTTACTCTTTGGCCTGTCTATCTTCAGGCTTTGTACTGCTGCCTATCACCAGAGTATGAAAAGCCTCCCAGGTAAAGTAGATTGGAACAAGGTCCCTAATGGATATCCCAGAGTCTGAGGCAATCTGAATGCAACTTCAGGTTTTTGACAGATGTAAACCACACTCCTGAAGGTTGGATAGGACAAATATGTGTgtcccattccagtgctgcaCAGGCTGATTTAGAGTCTAGCTGTCCTGCCCAATGAATGTTGCTTTTGGGACATGTTCCTCTTTCTCCTGCTTCTTAAATCCCATTCCTGATCTCAAGCAATGattgattggggggaggggagggttgtgtgtttggggttttttttgttttttttttttaggtgccATATAGTCCTCTGAAAGAGCTGCTGAGCCAGGTCCCACTGCAGATATGGAGCTATCTGGTCCAGTTCCATAATATCTATTCTGCTTGTGCCAGCCTGGTGGGTGGGGGTGCTGTGAAATCTGCTCTGCAGCTGTCTGCTGGGTTGCTGAGCAGTGAGTCCCTGTGAGTCTGTTCAGGCATTGCTGGGAAATCAGCTCTGTGATGCTGTTGGTCGGCTCTGACCCAGTTCAGCAAATTTACAGGTCACAGAATCTCCAGGTGGGGAACTCAGAGTAAAACCAGAGCCTTGGACAGAGTCCCTGCTTGCTGGGATAGTGATTCTAGTCTCCAGGAAAAGGGTTCTGCCCCCACTTCCTTGTTGAACTtgagttttgttgccaaaacccAAGTTCACTACCCATAAGGTCAGGCTCACCTGCTCCTGCCGAGGCATATACTGCACAATGCTTGTGTCCTTTAATGAATACAGCAATAAccttttatatataaaatcaaaactTAAGTTCCAACCACAGAAACAAAACTCAGGTGGAATTATGGGTAAGCAACATTATAATTAATGTATGTAATGATAGTTTTTCCCCTTCTCTAGAGGGAGCAGAGTTTCATCCCTCTGAATCTTCAGGCCCTGAGgcttacattattttattattggggCATTTGTCTCTCTTATAATCTGACTTTTCTGTCACCAACCTGTGTGCCTCCCTCTAGCTCTGAGAGAACGAGGAGTCCGTTTCTGGGCTGCCATAGGGATAGGCAGAAAGTCATTTTCCCTGTGAGTAGGATACTGTAATGAACTTTCAGTTGTTGCCTATACCAGCAGCTGCTATGTGTCTGGTCCCTTCTGACACAACAAAGAGAAACGTCTGCCAAGGGCATTAAGAGAACTTGCTGACCAAGCTCTATGCTTTCTTCAGCTTGCCTTTGCCAGATAATTAGATCCAGAGGGACGCTGGAAATGCCGCTCCCTAGTTCAGATAGAAATGGTCTGACACTGGttgtggggaggctgagggagaattttaaaaaatatttgcgtTGCAAACATCCAAAGTTCAAATCCTTATATCCCTTGGATATGAATGATGCTCTGCCGTCACAGACTACAGTGTGTTTTAATAACTGTTAGGAGTAGAATgaaaattgattttgtttttgtcctgGCTTAACGGAACCACCTATTTATTTTACAATAGGCTCAAATTATATCTATCTGTGGATGTATGTTTATGCACCTAGGGGAGGCATGGCTTGCATGTTAATGTCCTATTGAGCTTGTGTGCGCATGGTGAGAAGACTTGAATGCTGTCTAAAGAGTCTAGAATTGAAACCTTATTGCTAATTACCAAAGTTGCAAAAACTAACCACATACCTTTACCTGAATGCTAGCTTTACTActctctcattttttttcttctttccactGAACAGCTTTATTTTGCATTCTTGAATACTAGGAGAAGCATGAATGAATTGATGTGTAAAGAATCAAGAAACAGCATCTTCTCCCAATTAATCCAGTTGACAAGAGCCTTAACTGTAAGCTGCAAGGATTTGAACTATTTTATACAATAGACATTTTGTAGAAACCATTTCCCCCTGCAGTAATGTGTCTGGAATGTTTTACCTAAATGAGCTACATCATTTGTTCCCCCTTACAATGATACAAAACTTGCTGTGAGCATCTTTCAGAATTTTGTTTCTTCTCTAATCATAAGCAAGCCAATATCCAAATGGGGACAAGATGAATTACCTAAATTGCAAAGGGGTGAAAATAAGCTTAATTGAATAATATGTAGAACTCAGGTGACACTGCAGAATGTttctgcttatttaaaaaaatttaaaaattaaatgaccACGTGGTGGCAGCAGAGGTTGGAAGAGAAGATGGTGGTGTACAGTGCACTAATGTCTGAAGAATTTAGATGATGATCACCTTGCATCTCTCCTCTCCCAAAAGAAATGATTGAATTTTATTTTCATAAGATAGGATCAAGATCAAAATTGATCTTGGTTTTTGAAACATTCATTGGATTTATTCTGCTCTTTGTGAGAGCTCCTTAAAAAGTGAGAATGGTCTTTTTACAGTTCTTCAGGGCCATACGTGCTGCTGTCGATCAAATAAATTACTTTTTCTGTCACTCCCTGTTCTCATCCAGCATCTTTTTCTATCCTTTATCGCAATCTGGTCACATTTGTAGCAAAGTGCTTCTTTTTCCTCTGCTGTTCCTACCATCTGGAATAACTTCTCTTCTGCCTCATTGACTCTCCAGTTCTAAAAATGTCTTAAGATTCATCAGTATAATGCTTGCTAACTTGTTTTCTCTCTGTGAAGCATGTTTCTTCCAAAGTATCATCACAACTAGTGAGTGGGAGGGAGGAATTAGCAATGGGTGAAAGAAAATATGCAATCCCATCTACTGCCTGTTAGCAGCATCTCAAAAGGGATTTCTAACTTTCCGAGGAGAGTGGAAAATTTTATTTCAACTATGGGCCCACTTTGAAATAATCTAGTATATTGAAAAGACCCTCTCGAGTTCTGCTTGGCACAAAAAGCCAAAACGATGGCCAAAGgtgcttttctttttccctacCCGCTTCTCTGGACATCCAGAAGCAGCTAACTGATTCAGCCAGACCCCTGTGGTCGCAAAATGCAAccaataggttttttttttaaaaaagatgagctccctgccccaaccccatctCAGTTAAAGGGGCTaatatttcctctctttttttttttactgttatttCCATGCCTGCTGAAATTAACTTTGTCTTCTCTGGACTGAGCCTCCTAACAGATCACTTTCTTCCAAGCTCCATCCTCTACACAATTATTGACAAAGCTGAGTGACACCACATTGCATGAATCCAATGACCTGGAGACGTAGAGATGAATGTCCTAGCATACAATCGTGTACCTCGCTGGTAAGCATGTGTTACAGATCCCACTCTGCCCAGTCTGCAGAAAGGGAGAGGCTTAGCTCTTTATTCCAGTTGTAGCAGCTCATGGTTTTTACCTCTGGTTCAGTCCCTGGTGTTTTGGCCAAGTTGGCAGCAATCACAATAGCACTCAAGCCCGAACCATCTGTCTCACAATTTTCCCTAGTCTTAGTATAAActggaaatggggggaggggtgtagcACTTTCCTCTTGATGGGAAGTTTTAGGAAAAAACAACACCACTCACTGGACTCCATCTAGCCTAGCCTGCAGAGAGactccacttgcccctgaagaCATGTTGTCATTGTGAAAGGCAGCTAATGGGCCTGAAGAAACCAGCGCAGATATTTTGATCTGTCAGAAGATAATCAACCACTGACTAGTGCAGGTCCAATTCTGGACTGTACTACATACAGGTCCAATTCTGGACTGTAGAGGATCAAGGAAATCTGAGGACTCCAAATGAAGCAGACCTGACATCACTACAGCCTTCTCTGTCTTCTCCAAAAAAGGTAAGATTAAAGACAAGGAGATCCCTAGTAAAACTGTCCACATTAAGAGATGTTTCCTGGAGCATGAGTCTGATTGTTCATGCTGTTAATCTCCCCTTTGATAAGGCAATGTTTGATGGTCAGTCTCTCAATGATAAACCTCTCCAAAACATGGATCCAAATCGCAATCCAGAACCTTAATCTCCCTAATCACATCCAGGACCTCAGAAGCTAATATTGGTCAAAAGCTAAGGGGAGGCAT
The window above is part of the Caretta caretta isolate rCarCar2 chromosome 22, rCarCar1.hap1, whole genome shotgun sequence genome. Proteins encoded here:
- the LOC125625481 gene encoding transmembrane protein 45B, which encodes MANFKGHALPGSFFLLFGIWWSVKYPLRYFSEKVNKKSHRNHCFQRLDVIEGVVKIIFALIGMLAEQFVPDGPHLYLYSGEERSWVKLMNWQHTTMYLFYGLSGVVDVLTYSPLKVPLGLDRLMLSVAVFVEGFLFYYHVLHRPMLDKHIHSLLLIAVFGGAFSILLEVFLRDNIVLELFRASLTILQGTWFWQIGFVLFPPRGGPAWNEDDHDNIMFVTMCFFWHYAAAILIMIANYALTYCCIQRCKRNNGEIDIGLEVRKQKSDKSSHVALLNGSDEE